In one Vibrio sp. CB1-14 genomic region, the following are encoded:
- a CDS encoding M14 family metallopeptidase → MQNSFQYPIGTPGKKWTDSEVQQWRESTSVKRLYSEDVLPKIDALRESLDVVQYGALSYDEARFPLFALKTRAWDATKPTILVTGGVHGYETSGVHGALQFAKNNALDYQDAFNIVIAPCVSPWGYETINRWNPNAVDPNRSFYQDSPAEESANLMAFVASLDTDIWAHIDLHETTDTDESEFRPALAARDGLEYIEDNVPDGFYLVGNTEKPAEAFQKHVIGFVEKVTHIAPPDDNGKIIGSDMVQHGVINYPLKKLSLCTGMTDCEYSTTTEVYPDSPKVTEQECNDAQVAAVLGALDFLQTSM, encoded by the coding sequence ATGCAAAATAGCTTTCAATACCCAATCGGTACCCCGGGGAAAAAATGGACAGATAGCGAAGTCCAACAGTGGCGTGAAAGCACGTCGGTAAAACGTCTATATAGTGAAGATGTCCTTCCTAAAATCGACGCGCTGCGTGAGAGCTTAGATGTGGTGCAATACGGCGCGCTTTCTTACGATGAAGCTCGCTTCCCGCTGTTTGCACTGAAAACGCGTGCTTGGGATGCAACAAAGCCAACTATCCTAGTGACGGGTGGTGTACATGGTTATGAGACGTCTGGTGTTCATGGTGCACTTCAATTTGCTAAGAACAACGCTCTTGACTACCAGGATGCGTTCAATATCGTTATCGCACCTTGTGTTAGCCCTTGGGGTTATGAAACCATCAATCGCTGGAATCCTAACGCAGTAGATCCAAACCGTTCGTTTTATCAGGATTCTCCAGCGGAAGAATCGGCCAATCTCATGGCGTTTGTGGCGTCACTAGACACTGATATTTGGGCTCACATTGATCTACATGAAACCACAGATACGGATGAAAGTGAGTTCCGCCCTGCTCTTGCTGCACGTGATGGCCTTGAATATATTGAAGACAATGTACCAGACGGCTTCTATCTTGTAGGTAACACCGAAAAACCAGCTGAAGCATTTCAAAAACATGTGATTGGCTTTGTTGAAAAAGTAACTCATATTGCGCCGCCGGATGACAACGGCAAAATTATTGGCTCTGACATGGTGCAGCATGGCGTAATCAATTACCCATTGAAAAAGCTTAGCCTTTGCACTGGCATGACGGATTGCGAGTACTCAACCACTACGGAAGTGTACCCAGATAGCCCGAAGGTGACTGAACAAGAATGTAATGATGCTCAAGTCGCCGCGGTCTTGGGGGCACTCGATTTCCTACAAACGTCGATGTAA
- a CDS encoding cytosolic protein — MFIHHVNGIDWLVITAFEEFKTMFIEDAGAIPSYFSTTSELSLIDQAKRTYGYLPSLDGIVTDTGTLQRPNNEEDLNPQLACLVEGRGRVFIYHGGFVAFVDDEKTFITRLD, encoded by the coding sequence ATGTTTATCCATCATGTTAACGGTATCGACTGGCTGGTGATCACCGCTTTTGAAGAATTCAAAACCATGTTTATTGAAGATGCGGGGGCTATCCCCTCTTACTTCTCTACGACCAGCGAATTGAGCCTGATCGATCAAGCTAAGCGCACTTATGGGTATCTGCCCTCACTCGACGGCATAGTAACGGATACCGGTACGTTGCAAAGACCAAACAATGAAGAAGATTTGAACCCACAGCTTGCCTGTTTGGTTGAAGGGCGTGGTCGAGTGTTTATCTATCATGGCGGCTTTGTGGCGTTTGTGGATGATGAAAAGACCTTTATTACTCGTTTGGATTGA